A stretch of the Mycobacterium shigaense genome encodes the following:
- a CDS encoding enoyl-CoA hydratase/isomerase family protein gives MYDMPDEIHVRAEGGLRVITLNRPDSLNSVNDDLHSGLARIWQRLTDDPTARAAVLTGAGRAFSAGGDFGYLEELSNDAELRAKTIRDGREIVLGMARCRIPVVAAVNGPAVGLGCSLVALSGLVYIAEDAYLADPHVQVGLVAADGGPLTWPLHISLLLAKEYALTGTRIKAQRAVELGLANHVAADPVAEAIAAAEKIMKLPQQAVESTKRVLNIHLERAVLASLDYALSAESQSFLTEDFRANVAKFNSAKN, from the coding sequence GTGTACGACATGCCTGACGAAATCCACGTCCGAGCCGAGGGCGGACTGCGCGTCATCACGCTGAATCGGCCGGACTCGCTCAACTCGGTCAACGACGACCTGCATTCGGGGCTGGCGCGGATATGGCAGCGGTTGACCGACGATCCCACCGCCCGCGCGGCGGTGCTCACCGGCGCCGGCCGGGCATTCTCGGCGGGCGGCGATTTCGGCTATCTCGAGGAGCTCTCGAACGACGCGGAGCTGCGCGCCAAGACCATTCGCGACGGGCGTGAGATCGTCCTGGGCATGGCGCGGTGCCGGATTCCCGTGGTGGCGGCGGTCAACGGCCCCGCCGTCGGGCTCGGTTGCAGCCTGGTAGCACTCAGCGGCCTCGTCTACATCGCCGAGGACGCCTACCTTGCCGACCCGCACGTGCAGGTCGGCCTGGTGGCCGCCGACGGCGGCCCGCTGACCTGGCCGCTGCACATCAGCCTGCTGCTGGCCAAGGAGTACGCGCTGACCGGAACCCGCATCAAGGCACAGCGCGCCGTGGAACTCGGCCTGGCCAATCACGTGGCGGCCGATCCCGTGGCAGAGGCGATCGCCGCGGCCGAAAAGATCATGAAGCTCCCGCAGCAAGCCGTCGAGAGCACCAAACGGGTGCTCAACATTCACCTCGAGCGGGCGGTGTTGGCCAGCCTGGATTACGCCCTGTCGGCCGAGAGCCAGTCGTTTTTGACCGAGGACTTCCGGGCCAACGTCGCCAAGTTCAATTCAGCCAAGAACTGA
- a CDS encoding FAD-dependent oxidoreductase, with protein sequence MPWDSEVDVVVLGSGGAGLTAALSAVTAGASVEVYEKAPTVGGTTAVSGGVVWIPAHTRSPDRELTEDDALRYLRAQSLGQMDDALVETFVRTGPAMLEFVEAHSGLRFDVATGFPDYRPELPGGQPTGGRSLRAGPFDLNQIGEWGKRITSFPADWSNVGIDAETRARLHVLVEEGSDLCVAGTALIAGLLKGLLDTGVTPHTNARAEELVAEDGQITGVRITLSDKHINVRARRGVILGVGGFEWDAGLVQAFLRGPMHGAVSPPNNTGDGLRMAMAHGADLANMGEAWWVPIVQIPGDTIEGNQRSRSVRLERTRPRSIIVNQAGHRFVNEACDYNSMAGAFHYLDPRGGYVNDRGWMVFDSVHLQRYGFLGIAPGEPVPDWFCESADLAELGAKTGIDAAGLTCTIEEWNRHVARDADPDFGRGSSAYDGYWGDDTATTAAGKTLGPIDTAPYYAVPVSIGAMGTKGGPRTDHDGRVQHVSGEPIPGLFAAGNTMAGATGRAYGGAGGTLGPAMVFGYRAGYAAAAGKSVDLK encoded by the coding sequence ATGCCTTGGGATTCCGAAGTCGACGTCGTCGTGCTGGGCAGTGGCGGGGCCGGACTGACCGCCGCGCTGTCGGCGGTGACCGCCGGCGCCTCGGTCGAGGTGTACGAGAAGGCCCCGACGGTCGGCGGCACTACCGCGGTGTCCGGTGGAGTGGTGTGGATACCCGCCCATACCCGTTCTCCTGACCGCGAATTGACGGAGGACGATGCGCTGCGGTACCTACGCGCGCAGTCCCTCGGTCAGATGGACGACGCCTTGGTCGAGACGTTCGTGCGGACCGGCCCGGCGATGCTCGAATTCGTGGAGGCACACAGCGGCCTGCGGTTCGACGTTGCCACCGGGTTCCCGGATTACCGGCCGGAGCTGCCGGGCGGACAGCCGACCGGGGGTCGCTCGCTGAGGGCGGGTCCGTTCGACCTGAACCAGATCGGCGAGTGGGGCAAACGCATCACGTCGTTTCCCGCCGATTGGTCCAACGTCGGTATCGATGCCGAGACGAGGGCGCGCCTGCACGTGCTGGTCGAAGAGGGCAGCGATTTGTGCGTCGCTGGCACCGCATTGATCGCGGGTCTGCTCAAGGGATTACTCGACACCGGGGTCACACCGCACACCAACGCGCGTGCCGAGGAACTCGTCGCCGAGGACGGACAAATCACTGGCGTCCGGATCACGTTGAGCGACAAGCACATCAATGTTCGGGCACGCCGCGGCGTCATCCTGGGAGTGGGCGGCTTCGAGTGGGATGCGGGGCTGGTACAAGCGTTCTTGCGGGGCCCTATGCATGGTGCGGTATCACCGCCGAACAACACCGGCGACGGCCTTCGCATGGCGATGGCCCACGGTGCGGACCTGGCCAACATGGGCGAGGCGTGGTGGGTTCCGATCGTGCAGATCCCTGGCGACACCATCGAAGGCAACCAACGCAGCCGCAGCGTGCGACTGGAGCGCACGCGTCCGCGCAGCATCATCGTCAACCAGGCCGGGCACCGATTCGTCAACGAAGCCTGCGACTACAACTCGATGGCCGGCGCATTCCACTACCTGGATCCTCGCGGCGGATACGTCAACGACCGCGGCTGGATGGTCTTCGATTCAGTTCACCTGCAGCGCTATGGATTTCTGGGCATAGCGCCGGGAGAACCGGTTCCGGACTGGTTCTGCGAATCCGCTGATCTCGCCGAGCTGGGCGCCAAGACGGGTATCGACGCCGCGGGCCTGACCTGCACGATCGAAGAGTGGAACCGCCACGTCGCTCGGGATGCGGATCCCGACTTCGGCCGCGGTTCCAGTGCGTACGACGGCTACTGGGGCGACGACACCGCCACGACGGCCGCCGGAAAGACCTTGGGGCCCATCGACACCGCACCGTATTACGCGGTACCGGTGAGCATCGGCGCGATGGGCACCAAGGGCGGACCGCGCACCGATCACGACGGCCGGGTGCAGCATGTCAGCGGTGAGCCGATCCCGGGCCTTTTCGCCGCGGGTAACACGATGGCCGGCGCGACTGGACGCGCCTACGGCGGCGCCGGCGGGACCCTGGGCCCGGCAATGGTTTTCGGGTACCGCGCGGGTTATGCGGCCGCGGCCGGCAAGTCCGTCGACCTCAAGTAG
- a CDS encoding ArgK/MeaB family GTPase: MSSSIADLIAAARDGSQRAAGRLLSLVEGERRDEVLAGIEAAPARVVGITGPPGAGKSTTIAVLVGAYREQGNRVAVLAVDPSSPFSGGALLGDRIRMAAHINDSDVLIRSVASRGHLGGLAAAVPAAISLLGAIGYNIVLLETVGVGQSEVEIAAVADPTVVILNPGAGDAVQAAKAGVLEVADIVAVNKADRDGAEQTVRDLRAETAAPIVSLIAARGEGVADLLAAIDDHHRIDSRTRRLARARAQILSIAQTTLRTRPDLDRLAEAVVDGRDSPYMAAERLLSSPAEQRD; this comes from the coding sequence GTGTCCAGCAGCATCGCGGACCTGATCGCGGCGGCGCGCGACGGATCTCAGCGTGCGGCGGGCCGGCTGCTCAGTCTCGTCGAGGGCGAGCGGCGCGACGAGGTGTTGGCCGGCATCGAGGCCGCCCCCGCCCGGGTCGTCGGCATCACCGGACCCCCGGGCGCGGGCAAGTCGACGACGATCGCGGTGCTCGTCGGCGCCTACCGGGAGCAAGGCAACCGGGTGGCCGTGCTCGCCGTGGATCCGTCGTCACCATTCAGCGGTGGCGCACTGCTGGGCGACCGGATTCGGATGGCCGCCCACATCAACGATTCCGACGTGCTGATCCGCTCGGTGGCGAGCCGGGGACATCTCGGCGGTCTGGCCGCCGCGGTGCCCGCGGCCATCAGCCTGCTAGGTGCCATCGGTTACAACATTGTCCTGCTGGAAACCGTCGGCGTGGGGCAGTCCGAGGTCGAGATCGCCGCAGTCGCCGATCCGACCGTCGTCATCCTCAACCCCGGAGCCGGCGACGCCGTGCAGGCCGCCAAGGCGGGCGTGCTGGAGGTCGCCGACATCGTCGCGGTGAACAAGGCCGATCGCGACGGGGCTGAACAGACGGTGCGGGACCTGCGGGCCGAAACGGCGGCCCCCATCGTCAGCCTGATCGCTGCCCGCGGGGAGGGCGTGGCGGACCTGCTGGCCGCCATCGACGACCACCACCGCATCGACAGCCGCACCCGCCGGCTGGCCCGCGCGCGGGCGCAGATCTTGTCGATCGCGCAAACGACGCTGCGGACCCGACCCGACCTCGACAGGTTGGCTGAGGCGGTGGTGGACGGCAGAGACAGCCCCTATATGGCCGCCGAACGTCTGCTCTCATCCCCCGCTGAACAGCGGGATTGA
- a CDS encoding response regulator, whose amino-acid sequence MAGAATPENVRVVVGDDHPLFREGVVRALSSSGSVTVVGEADDGAAALELIKEHRPDVALLDFRMPVMDGAAVAAAVRSQELPTRVLMLSAHDESAIVYQALQAGAAGFLLKDSTRAEIVKAVLDVAQGHDVVAPALVGGLTAEIRQRAAPSAPVLSAREREVLNLIARGQSIPAIASELFVAPSTVKTHVQRLYEKLGVSDRAAAVAEAMRQGLLN is encoded by the coding sequence ATGGCTGGCGCAGCAACGCCCGAGAACGTGCGCGTGGTTGTCGGCGACGATCACCCGCTTTTCCGCGAAGGCGTGGTGCGTGCGCTGTCGTCGAGCGGCTCGGTGACGGTCGTCGGCGAGGCGGACGACGGCGCCGCGGCCCTGGAGTTGATCAAGGAGCACCGGCCCGACGTCGCACTGCTCGACTTCCGGATGCCCGTCATGGACGGCGCCGCAGTCGCGGCGGCGGTGCGCAGCCAGGAGTTGCCGACCCGAGTGCTGATGCTTTCGGCGCACGACGAGTCGGCCATCGTGTATCAGGCGCTGCAGGCGGGCGCGGCCGGCTTCCTGCTGAAGGACTCCACCCGCGCCGAAATCGTCAAGGCGGTGCTCGATGTCGCGCAGGGCCATGACGTCGTCGCGCCCGCGCTGGTCGGCGGTCTGACCGCCGAGATCCGCCAGCGCGCAGCACCAAGCGCCCCCGTGCTCAGTGCACGGGAGCGCGAGGTGCTCAATCTGATAGCGCGCGGTCAAAGCATCCCTGCGATTGCCAGCGAGTTATTCGTTGCGCCGTCGACGGTGAAGACCCATGTCCAGCGGCTGTACGAAAAGCTCGGGGTCAGCGATCGCGCGGCGGCCGTTGCCGAGGCAATGCGCCAGGGCCTGCTCAACTAG
- a CDS encoding acyl-CoA dehydrogenase family protein has product MDVRLTAEQQQLRDAAAKLGDDLGPAVVQDLDDAGRISRLDRQIDATGWRSLRSDQASGVEVAIVAEEFGRRLLDAPFLGPVLADDLARRIGADAQGATIAVGDRAIDARGYQRALLLSGTKVVTVGLGAVGGGADLTRVEAQVAGSPTDLGELSEDVAAQWHALALVATTADLVGVARGAHAVACDYAKIREQYGKSIGSYQAVAHLLAESLALIEGSISVLRHAAWAVDELPVTEAIRAAQIAKVYCARAARTVCEKAIQVHGGIGNTWDCVAHVYLRRALTSTELWPVALKEIDLGLS; this is encoded by the coding sequence ATGGATGTACGACTAACAGCTGAACAACAGCAATTACGGGACGCGGCCGCCAAGCTGGGCGACGACCTTGGCCCCGCAGTCGTCCAGGATTTGGATGACGCCGGCCGAATCAGCCGCCTGGACAGGCAGATCGACGCGACGGGCTGGCGGTCGCTGCGTTCCGACCAGGCGTCGGGTGTCGAAGTGGCAATCGTCGCCGAGGAATTCGGGCGCCGGCTTCTCGACGCGCCATTTCTGGGCCCCGTCCTGGCCGACGACTTGGCCCGCCGGATCGGTGCGGACGCGCAGGGGGCGACCATCGCGGTCGGTGACCGCGCGATCGACGCCCGCGGCTATCAGCGGGCCCTGCTGCTTTCCGGAACCAAGGTCGTGACCGTGGGCCTGGGCGCGGTTGGCGGCGGCGCCGATCTGACCCGTGTCGAGGCGCAAGTCGCGGGATCGCCTACCGATCTCGGCGAGTTGTCGGAAGATGTTGCGGCCCAATGGCATGCGCTCGCGCTGGTGGCCACCACGGCGGACCTGGTCGGGGTCGCCCGCGGTGCGCACGCCGTAGCCTGCGACTACGCGAAGATCCGCGAGCAGTACGGCAAGTCGATCGGTTCGTATCAGGCCGTCGCACACCTGCTGGCCGAGAGCCTCGCGCTGATCGAGGGTTCGATCAGTGTGCTGCGGCACGCCGCGTGGGCGGTCGATGAGTTGCCCGTCACCGAGGCGATCCGCGCCGCCCAAATCGCCAAGGTCTACTGCGCGCGTGCCGCCCGGACCGTGTGCGAGAAGGCAATTCAGGTGCACGGCGGCATCGGCAACACTTGGGACTGCGTAGCGCACGTGTATCTGCGCAGGGCCCTGACATCGACCGAGTTGTGGCCGGTCGCGTTGAAGGAGATCGATCTTGGACTTTCGTGA
- a CDS encoding thiamine pyrophosphate-dependent enzyme, which yields MTCTTERSAEVMSDQLELYRRMWVLRLVDMALQDLRIDGLIEDPVQAAFGQEAVAIGTTAAMRSGDALTTTIPHIVQANEIALGLPLGPSIAEMIGADLDCGFEETPREAKGSGELWFSASALQRSALRAVGQAYANWLHEEGRVTVCVIGEHEVDSADFAEVVNAAVLWRLPVVFVVENTRLARITWTDRVLHERIGMPVLSIDGNDVEAVRDVVAEALQRASADQGPTLIRTITNRTNDVDKVDPLVFARQQLIDAGVSGSHLYEVERRARYLVAEAEAFAKATLVGQAPESVRQPEAWPAAS from the coding sequence ATGACTTGCACAACTGAGCGGTCGGCGGAAGTCATGAGCGACCAGTTGGAGCTGTATCGGCGTATGTGGGTCTTACGACTGGTCGACATGGCGTTGCAGGACCTGCGCATCGACGGTCTGATCGAAGACCCGGTGCAGGCCGCGTTCGGCCAGGAGGCCGTGGCTATCGGCACCACCGCCGCGATGCGATCCGGCGATGCCCTCACCACCACCATTCCCCACATCGTGCAGGCCAACGAGATCGCCCTTGGCCTTCCCCTCGGCCCCAGCATCGCCGAGATGATCGGCGCCGATCTGGATTGCGGTTTCGAAGAGACTCCGCGCGAGGCCAAGGGCAGCGGTGAATTGTGGTTCTCCGCAAGCGCTTTGCAGCGGTCGGCGCTGCGCGCCGTGGGCCAGGCTTACGCGAACTGGCTGCACGAGGAAGGCCGGGTGACGGTCTGCGTCATCGGCGAGCACGAGGTGGACTCCGCCGACTTCGCCGAAGTCGTCAACGCGGCCGTCCTGTGGCGGCTCCCGGTGGTGTTCGTCGTCGAGAACACCCGCCTGGCGCGTATCACGTGGACGGACAGAGTCCTGCACGAGCGCATCGGGATGCCCGTCCTGTCGATCGACGGCAACGACGTCGAAGCGGTGCGGGACGTGGTCGCCGAAGCGTTGCAGCGTGCCAGCGCCGACCAAGGCCCCACTCTCATCCGGACCATCACCAACCGCACCAACGACGTCGACAAGGTCGATCCCTTGGTCTTCGCCCGGCAGCAGTTGATCGACGCCGGCGTCAGTGGCAGCCACCTCTACGAAGTGGAGCGCCGCGCGCGCTACCTGGTGGCCGAGGCCGAGGCCTTCGCCAAGGCCACGCTGGTCGGTCAGGCACCGGAGTCGGTGCGCCAGCCCGAGGCCTGGCCGGCCGCTAGTTGA
- a CDS encoding proline iminopeptidase-family hydrolase, whose amino-acid sequence MEGTIAVPGGNVWFKRVGGGPGRPLLAVHGGPGLPHNYIRSLERLADEREVIFWDQLGCGNSERPSNPALWTMRRSVAEMDSVVRELGLNRFHIFGNSWGGMLAQQYVLDTAAEASSLIISNSIASIPEFSKIVARLKSELDTATQSAIDRHEAAGTTYSAEYQAAIRTWNETYLCRVRPWPAELEDAFRRMGPEIFETMFGPSDFHIVGTISDWDVFDRLGDIAVPTLVVAGRFDECTPEHMWDMHQRIAGSRFELFESSAHMPFIEEPQRFDDVVRDFLRAHDDVSAGRRPG is encoded by the coding sequence CTGGAGGGGACCATCGCGGTCCCGGGCGGAAATGTCTGGTTCAAGCGGGTCGGCGGCGGCCCGGGTCGTCCCCTACTTGCGGTGCATGGCGGTCCGGGATTGCCGCACAACTACATTCGTTCGCTGGAGCGGCTGGCCGACGAGCGCGAGGTGATCTTTTGGGATCAGCTGGGTTGCGGTAACTCCGAACGCCCGTCGAACCCGGCGCTGTGGACGATGCGGCGCTCGGTGGCCGAAATGGATTCGGTGGTAAGGGAACTGGGGCTGAACCGCTTTCATATCTTCGGCAACTCATGGGGCGGGATGCTCGCACAACAGTATGTGCTCGACACGGCGGCCGAAGCGTCGAGCTTGATCATCTCCAACAGCATCGCCTCGATACCGGAGTTCTCGAAGATTGTGGCGCGCTTGAAGTCTGAGCTGGACACGGCGACCCAATCGGCCATCGACCGCCACGAGGCCGCGGGCACCACGTACTCCGCCGAATATCAGGCCGCGATCCGCACCTGGAACGAGACCTACCTTTGCCGGGTGCGCCCGTGGCCGGCGGAGCTCGAGGACGCATTCAGGCGCATGGGGCCGGAGATCTTCGAAACGATGTTCGGGCCGAGCGACTTTCACATCGTCGGTACGATCAGCGACTGGGACGTCTTCGACCGGTTGGGCGATATCGCGGTGCCGACTCTGGTCGTTGCGGGCAGGTTCGACGAATGCACACCCGAACACATGTGGGACATGCACCAGCGCATCGCCGGTTCACGGTTCGAGTTGTTCGAGTCAAGCGCGCACATGCCCTTCATCGAGGAGCCACAGCGCTTCGACGACGTGGTCCGCGATTTTTTGCGCGCCCACGACGACGTCAGCGCTGGCAGGCGGCCAGGGTGA
- a CDS encoding sensor histidine kinase, whose amino-acid sequence MTEIGDAELQRARRGHQLRSYRIASVIRVGVVGLMVAAMIIGTRRSEWPEQIDLITLYAVVALCALARAFSPFDWLGRGRLVGIGRLEPFAFTVIDVVTLTVFQVLSTDAIDPLLIMMMLPIFIGLDVSSRRAAVVLACSMVGFLIAVLEDPLMQDEFGLSECLFRFALYACLCGTAYMAVRIEERHTRAIAGLSALREELLAQTMTASDALQRRISESIHDGPLQDVLAVRQEVVELKAAFPGDERVARALAGLQTASQNLRQATFELHPAVLEQAGLGAAVQELASYTQRRSGIEVFTDIDYAMRNEIDRIVFGVVRELLSNIVHHSKAQHASVTLGITDRKCVLNVTDDGVGFDSETMARRLGEGHIGLESHRTRVEAAGGMFLFLDAPVGSHICVEIPLKTERPT is encoded by the coding sequence GTGACGGAGATTGGCGACGCGGAACTGCAGCGAGCGCGCCGGGGGCATCAGCTCCGCTCGTATCGAATCGCGTCCGTGATTCGCGTCGGCGTGGTGGGGCTCATGGTCGCCGCGATGATCATCGGAACCCGTCGATCTGAATGGCCCGAGCAAATCGACTTGATCACCCTGTACGCGGTGGTCGCGCTCTGCGCTTTGGCACGGGCGTTTTCGCCGTTCGATTGGCTCGGCAGGGGGCGCTTGGTCGGGATCGGCCGACTGGAGCCCTTTGCCTTCACCGTCATCGACGTGGTGACGTTGACGGTCTTCCAGGTGCTGTCCACCGACGCCATCGACCCGTTGCTGATCATGATGATGCTGCCCATCTTCATCGGACTGGACGTCTCGTCACGACGGGCGGCGGTGGTGTTGGCCTGCTCGATGGTCGGCTTCCTGATCGCGGTGCTGGAAGATCCGTTGATGCAGGACGAATTCGGGCTTTCCGAATGCCTGTTCCGGTTCGCGCTCTACGCCTGTCTGTGCGGCACGGCCTACATGGCGGTGCGCATCGAGGAGCGGCACACGCGGGCGATCGCCGGCCTGAGCGCCCTGCGGGAGGAACTGCTTGCCCAGACGATGACCGCGTCAGACGCGCTGCAGCGCCGCATTTCGGAATCCATCCACGACGGACCGCTGCAGGATGTGCTGGCGGTGCGGCAGGAGGTCGTCGAGCTCAAGGCCGCGTTCCCCGGCGATGAACGCGTCGCGCGCGCACTCGCCGGCCTGCAGACCGCCTCACAGAACTTGCGGCAGGCCACTTTCGAATTGCATCCCGCCGTGCTGGAGCAGGCCGGATTGGGCGCCGCGGTACAGGAATTGGCCTCTTACACGCAGCGTCGTTCGGGCATCGAAGTCTTCACCGACATCGACTATGCGATGCGCAACGAGATCGACCGGATCGTCTTCGGCGTGGTGCGCGAACTGCTGTCCAACATCGTGCACCACTCCAAGGCCCAGCACGCATCGGTCACGCTCGGGATCACTGACCGTAAATGTGTTCTGAACGTGACCGACGACGGGGTGGGATTCGACAGCGAGACCATGGCCCGTCGTCTGGGCGAGGGCCACATCGGACTGGAATCGCATCGGACCCGGGTGGAAGCCGCCGGCGGGATGTTTCTGTTCCTCGATGCGCCGGTCGGCTCCCACATCTGCGTGGAGATCCCGTTGAAGACCGAGCGCCCTACTTGA
- a CDS encoding acyl-CoA dehydrogenase family protein: MDFRDSPDGAAFRKRLRGWLSVHAKEFSGSGDEYWLRMVDWHRALYKNGFFGLSWPREWGGKELAPVYDVIVDEELVRAGAPPRPSVGYLVYGIGQHGNDELRRRFLPGIIDGTERWCQGFSEPGAGSDLASLTTTARLEGDSYVVNGHKIWTSHSDVADRCLLLARTDPEAKRHRGLSAFILDMKQPGVQQHPLQMINGVTNEFGQVFFDGATVPADRMVGAPGDGWAVAMTVVGHEREPSTLGYAARYGKLVRELLSNWNDRKGPVPEELAWAAVQSDMLTHHVRRRLSEQLDGVSHGSEGSLDKLLMTWVEQSVGHAALAVTGTRDPEMFSAYLYSRAQSVMGGTSQIQKNIIAARILGL, from the coding sequence TTGGACTTTCGTGACTCCCCCGACGGGGCGGCCTTCCGGAAGCGGCTGCGCGGCTGGCTTTCGGTGCATGCCAAGGAATTTTCCGGATCTGGCGACGAGTATTGGCTGCGCATGGTGGACTGGCACCGCGCCCTGTACAAGAACGGTTTCTTCGGACTGTCCTGGCCGCGCGAGTGGGGTGGAAAAGAGCTGGCTCCGGTCTACGACGTCATCGTCGACGAGGAGCTGGTGCGCGCCGGCGCCCCGCCGCGCCCCAGCGTCGGCTATCTGGTCTACGGCATCGGTCAGCACGGCAACGACGAGCTCCGGAGGCGCTTCCTGCCCGGCATCATCGACGGAACCGAGCGCTGGTGCCAGGGCTTCTCCGAACCGGGCGCCGGCTCGGATCTGGCGTCGCTGACCACCACCGCGCGCCTCGAAGGCGACAGCTATGTGGTGAACGGGCACAAGATCTGGACGAGCCACTCCGACGTTGCCGACCGGTGCCTGTTGCTGGCGCGCACCGACCCCGAGGCCAAGCGTCACCGCGGTCTTTCGGCGTTCATTCTGGACATGAAACAGCCTGGCGTGCAACAACACCCGCTGCAGATGATCAATGGGGTGACCAACGAATTCGGCCAGGTGTTCTTCGACGGTGCCACGGTACCGGCCGACCGGATGGTCGGTGCCCCCGGTGACGGCTGGGCGGTGGCGATGACCGTCGTCGGGCACGAACGCGAGCCATCCACGCTCGGCTATGCCGCCCGATACGGCAAGCTGGTTCGAGAACTTCTGTCGAACTGGAACGATCGCAAAGGCCCGGTTCCTGAGGAGCTGGCCTGGGCCGCGGTGCAGTCGGACATGCTGACACACCACGTGCGGCGGCGGCTGTCCGAGCAGTTGGACGGGGTGTCACACGGCTCGGAAGGGTCGCTGGACAAGCTGCTGATGACCTGGGTCGAGCAATCCGTCGGGCACGCCGCATTGGCGGTCACCGGGACCCGCGATCCGGAAATGTTCAGCGCTTACCTGTACAGCCGCGCGCAAAGCGTCATGGGCGGCACCTCGCAGATCCAGAAAAACATCATCGCTGCACGAATCTTGGGATTGTAG
- a CDS encoding IclR family transcriptional regulator, producing the protein MTGSGTGSQTLARGITALQMVADSPVGLTVQLLAEQIGVHRTIAYRLLSTLSEFGLVAKGEDGRYRPAAGLAVLGASFDRNVRQLSLPTLRALADELGTTVSLLVAEGDQQVAVAVIVPSHVAYQLSFHEGSRYALDRGAAGIALLASMPPRASERGLVTRARERGWVTTYGEIEPNTYGLAVPVHRPAPSPPTCINLISHREDVVMRGKDAVITAAKQLSELLS; encoded by the coding sequence GTGACGGGTTCGGGCACCGGCTCGCAGACGCTGGCCAGGGGTATCACCGCGTTACAAATGGTGGCGGATTCCCCGGTCGGGCTCACCGTCCAACTGCTCGCCGAACAGATCGGGGTGCACCGCACGATCGCCTATCGGCTGCTGTCGACGCTGTCCGAATTCGGGTTGGTGGCCAAGGGCGAGGACGGGCGGTACCGGCCGGCGGCCGGTTTGGCCGTGCTCGGTGCCTCGTTCGATCGCAATGTGCGTCAACTGAGTCTGCCCACGCTGCGAGCGTTGGCAGACGAGCTGGGCACCACGGTGTCCTTGCTCGTCGCCGAGGGCGATCAACAGGTGGCGGTCGCGGTGATCGTGCCGAGTCATGTCGCCTACCAACTGTCGTTCCATGAGGGCAGCCGCTATGCGCTGGACCGCGGCGCCGCCGGAATCGCGTTGCTGGCGAGCATGCCGCCGCGCGCGAGCGAGCGCGGCCTGGTCACGCGTGCTCGCGAGCGCGGGTGGGTCACGACATACGGCGAGATCGAACCGAATACGTACGGGCTGGCTGTCCCGGTGCATCGCCCGGCGCCCTCCCCGCCGACCTGTATCAACCTCATCTCCCATCGAGAAGACGTCGTGATGCGCGGAAAGGACGCGGTGATAACTGCCGCAAAGCAGTTGTCCGAACTACTGAGCTGA
- the mbp1 gene encoding microaggregate-binding protein 1 has product MSDRDNGLVEGIKGVIEDAIGKTKEIAGILFNHEGLRKEGRAQQDKAKAQRDVAKKEAQAEAARGAEKTAEAREKAAAKS; this is encoded by the coding sequence ATGAGTGACCGCGACAATGGACTCGTGGAAGGCATCAAGGGCGTCATCGAGGACGCGATCGGCAAGACCAAGGAAATCGCCGGCATTCTGTTCAACCACGAGGGTCTCCGCAAGGAAGGCCGTGCCCAGCAGGACAAGGCCAAGGCGCAGCGCGACGTGGCCAAGAAAGAGGCCCAGGCCGAGGCGGCGCGTGGCGCCGAGAAGACGGCCGAGGCTCGCGAAAAGGCCGCTGCGAAGAGCTAA